The Cydia strobilella chromosome 7, ilCydStro3.1, whole genome shotgun sequence DNA segment aacccacactcgagttttaatacctttcattatgtagcagtcacataaactactataattttttgactgaccataaactacgcacttcgcgacctattttttaaccgacaacgtcgactttgccgtccatttttaagaaaaaatctATAACTATGTCCATTTCGGTGTTATTAACTGTTCATCGCTCGATAAAAATCGTATCGTGTCTGTGGGTGTGAGAATATATCGCGCTGTTGTCCCCGGCCTACGCGATCGGTGCGGTACAGGAGTGCGGCTAATTTGAGAATTCCGCTACTGCGCTGACAAGTATACCTCCTGAGCTGAGTAGTAGTTTTGGTGAAAAAAGTTtgaatgccattattattaaatctaaaatcgaagctATGGTTCCTAacaacagatgtcgctatctctcatagtttctgacttctccctactgacctaTTTGGATtaaacaccctgtatatttggattttttgggaaaaactttgtagattggtgcggcctggaaaagggttaacaGTTTCTCTGACAAACAGTGTTACCTTTAGGCATAAGTggataaaaacaacaaataagttCTCAGACCGCACTGCTCTCTTAGCCCAAACAATAATTTAGGTCCTTACCGATATATTCTTGTGTGTTAAGTACCTATGCTTTTAGGCTGATAACGCACTGCGattttttttgcggtttcagaaccgcaaaaagtgtaacgtacactgcatgcttcataagcgcacgcacttaaaagactgaaaccgcaagaaattagactgaaaccgcaagaaattaatcgcagtgcgttctaagcttTAAGAAGATCAGGAAGTAGTTTCAAGCTACGTCACAGTATTATTAAACGAGTAGTGCGCAGCACAGCTAATTATGATCCGCCAAACACTATTACAATTATGACATAATTCGCGAAGAGCATGTGTGTCAAATTAATTCTCTTTCACTTTACCTCGCCTGAGATCGCAGCCGCCGCTAAAAATATTAGTTGAGATTAGATGGAGCAATATCAAGGTCGCCATGTTCGCGAAAACTAGATGAATATGACAAAGGTTAACTTCCTTAAAGTAGAGGAATTAAATTTGGTACATTATTGAAGTAAATCCAAGACGATTTTTACAGACGACTGCAAGAGAGGCCAAAGTAATTATTTAATCTAAGAGTCAACAGACAGTAAACGCTCTACAAAACTAATTTTCAATGTAATCTTTAAGAACTGAAGAATTTCTTTTGGACTTGGACTTTGGACAATTCGGGCGGAAAatgatttttcaccacaccagctggtacaGGCTCTCTTGGTTGTTCAAAAACTGGTGTGAAAGTtgaattttatccacatgtgtggcatagtaatcaaatgcaaatattCAGTTGTTTCCTTGGCTGGTAGACTTGACTtctaaatgatgattttgaatgataaatatttaataacattaattttgaattgattttgtttgatagtTTATTGtcagtattttccttgcgttggtgtggtaaaaaagtttgtgtttcactcggtggcaaaatttgtttaaccctcgtgccttgaaaccctcgcaacgctcaatatTCCACTTCCCGAACCACTTGCTACACTCGTGATTTAAATTGCCGCCTTTCGCTTGCGCGGGTCAAATATtaccttgtaaaacaaataactattaggcCCACTGgcaccatttcactaacccgggttaaccggttcaacctggagttaccatggttaccagtacattttgacactgggttagcggttaaaccgcttaaccccgggttagagggatggtgcaagtaggcCTTGGCCTTACAGTCCTATTTTACTAATGAGAACTTAAAAAATCAGTTGAAACAATGCGTAAGGTGCAAGTGACGGCGTCGTGGAAATTCGGAACGGAACGGGGCGCTTGACAAAACTGCCAATTAATGTAGGTTTGACTCTTCGaacgatagaggcagataacgaaatttcgattttcgttttttgcggtaggccctgaAATATCTAGATCAATTATTATTGCTGGTTTGAACTTGTCTTAGTATGATTTCTTGAGATTactaaggggtcatccattaattacatcacacgtttagggggagggagggagtcaacaaaatgtgacatgttgtgacaagggagaggggggagtcacaaactttgtgacgtcactttaacttactTTAATTAGGTGTTTTATTCACGGTACAGtcaaataacaagtttttggaacgataatcgaaTTTTCGTTCCTAATCAGTtgtgggttataaaattactaatatttcttttgtcaaaaatattttgataaaatattagtaatgcttaatagcacaatcgaattaagtctaacctcgaaatccttccaaagatatgaaatttggtatgtatgttaattaaaggtctctttttcatgtccacactatttgacatttggggacctcgaggaatcgcagccatcttggaaaatgtgtaccatcctggagaaatttgcgttttactctacatatacgttctctatgaaaatatggtgtaaggcaacattaaagcttattaaattctacacaaaaaagacctagatatctttgcggaaaaaatacatcttgttatccatacttccatactaatattataaatgagaaagtctgtctgtctgtctgtctgtctttctgtctgtgtgttccctcttcgcgcttaaaccgctgaatcgatttagatgaaatttggcatagagataggttgagtccctgaaaaggacataggatagtttttatcccgaaaatcattttgaaagtttttttttttcaaatgcatgttgcatttgaaaaaaaaaacttttattgaagtgggatcaataataataacaaaatctattctagtcgaataaaagctagaaaaacacctcttcataatgtcaatgtcaatgatgtcagtgtcacagaattaataatataaaagtttcgaattccattccttacatgttgcttttcttattttttcgcaactgtattaaaaagcgtcgttcgatacacgtgcggatatatatactttccgcactagcatcgaaatgtactattttatgtgCCGCTATTTTCTGGTCtctatataagtaggtaggtactttcatTAGACCGAATCTATCATCAAACTAACCTGGCGTCTTGTCAAACCTATATTTCCTGCCGTAGGTAGGTACCGACACCACCTCATATTCGAATAAATTATTTGGTATCAAAATTATCCGAAGCCGACCAATGTTCATTGTACCTATAATAATCATGTAGGATACCCATGGTTTTTTTAATCTAACGCAGGATTTATTACCGATCAACTAAACCACCGGCAAATGAAAATGCGTGCATTTAATGATGCCCATTAATCTGCTCAGCCCATCGTAATAAATAATGCGTCAGCAGCACTCGGTAGTAGTTACAATCCGTGCATTTGGCATGCGGTTGCGCGAAGCCCACCGAACTCATTAATATCTCTTTATTTACAGAAGTCGCGAATAACATGTCAGTTGCCCGTTGTTTCGAGGTTTATGTTAGCGTTTAATCGGTCGTTGGTCTCCCGGAATAGGCTCGCGCATAACCTGCGATTTGGTCAGATCTAATGTTAGGTATCTGTTTAGATACCGTGCTCACAATGCAATCTGTTTGGATACCGTGCTCCCAATGCCGCCTTTGTTGGTCGCCCTTTTCCCATTATATTATTGGCCAACTGTTTGGTAGAGAAACactgtttgtttcttttttgtttaataagttTTCGTTGATCGAGTTCGAGTAGCTTCATTATGAAATCATactttgaacaagtttgggcgATTAGGAAAAAGTTATTATAAATTGAATAATGTCTTCCTCTcataaatagatagatagaattaGGGTTTCTGATTTCTCGACCCATTTTATTTCTCGAGTTACAAGAATTCTCGAGCCCAAATTCTTAAATTTTCTCGAGTGTTTTTGTATAAACCGTaaaatttggtaaaataaagaagaaaaaattattttcattgcaCCATTATGATTACAAATGCCGAATACGtaacaaaaattaatttcttctttcaaacaaacaaaaattaatattttacaagCAAACAACATTTATAATGGGAAGCTCCAAGTAAACAAAAAGAGTCAGTGCTAAGTTCCGAAAGGCCGGGAAAAGTAAAGCCGAGAAGAACTAGAAATGAGAGGATGACTGGGGTCCACAGGGGAAAAACTCACACTGGGAGGTACtcacccccccccctccccccgaaCTCATGTCAACTTCCAGCCCCCAATTTTTAAGGGCTTAattgttattgaaatattgaaacaatcaatttttaaaacgttacattaaatcaaaacgttaataattaataacttaCTATACTAAAATCATGTATACATATAATCCAGTATTTAAATCAgtaataaatttgtattttttattgagaTCATTTCTAACAAGTTCCTAATTTCTTATCAGTTATAGGTATCCCTAGCCTTGACGAagcgccagttgcaccaacctcTCTTGACGGACTGATCAACGGCAATcggcagtgaactatgaaacttcccaaaCAATAACATTTAGCGAACGTTTTAATGATGACAgccggtttggtgcaaccgacgcTTAAAGTCTTAAAACAATTTCTATCATcaatcaaaatgtatttaacattggttgagatatttttttttataaatcaaaaCTAGTTAAAGGTATTAGAAGCAAGACATTTtgaaaagttatttttgtattaaaaaacaggCCTTTAAGAATATCAATAAAGCATTCCTCATTCTAAAGCCGGTTTCTTATTTAGAGTAGATACGTTGTTTCTAGCCAGCCTGAAAACACGCTTATTTTCGGATGTAGGGGGTTTTACTGTCAAAAGGGCTTTTAACAGACTCCCAAGATTGGTTCTTCGTTTCCTGGTAGTTTCATATACGTTAAATTATAAATCGCGGGCGGAGCTGAAAAGGCGCGTCTTGCTCCAGTTCGCATTTTTTTCTCGTCTCGAATGAAGCTGAAATTCTCGAGTTGTCTCGAGTTCGAGAAATCTCAAACAGAAACCGTAGATAGGCAGAAAGGCATAGGcactttattggcacacctcagtaaaagatacaacTTAAGGAAAAAACAATTGATGAAAgatagaggcagacaacaggcggtaTTATCGCTAAAGAGCCTCATATCGTCCATATTTTAACTACAACAACAtatcaatttattaaatactagcttttgcccgcgacttcgtctgcgtggaattagtaatttgggtaccttaattcttaaacaaatctgctttttaatccatccttttttcacccccaaattggtccacactatacatttccacctcATTTTTtatacccttaagggatgatttcggggataaaagttattctatatcctttcccacagctcaaactatccccatatcaagtttcatctaaatcggttcagcggttattgattccccaaacaaatttccaccccccttttcactcccttgaggggtgagttctgggataaaaagtatcctatgtccttccccgggacgcaaactatctgtataccaaatttcaactaaatcggttcagcggtttaagcgtgaagaggtaacacacagacagacagacagactttcgcatttataatattagtatggatggactGAAATTACCAATATCCAGCGACACTAGTTCATGCCAATATGTATGTCGCCTAATACCGCCCTGACTTCTCCATCTTGTAAATCGTCAAATTCCTAAGATACTGTCTTCTTCACCCTTTTGTCTCTTTCATTtgtcataaaatatttatatcttaTAATGCCgctttattaagtatttaagacTTCACGTAATCGGAAGTTATACAACATCTCGGTTAGttatgattttagtattttagttATACAGGGAGATAGTGTGAATTCCGATTGCTAAGTTGCGTCAGAAGTTCTGGTGGAACGCGGAACCCGAAGTGGGGCACAAGTGCGCGGTGTCAGCCGAAATGGGGCGCTTACGGAATTTGTGTAAAAGCTAAGTGGCTGCTCCACTATTTTGAATTAACCTGTAAACTAGGTTGAGCTTTCGCGCGAGTAGCTATTATATCATCATCCTTTCCATTCTAGACGGGGCTTTATTTGCTGTCATTCTTCTTTCATTTTGGTTTATTAAGTATTGTACCATCTTCAGTGAACTCACAGGTTTTCTGATCCTTGTTGATGATGTTGATACGGCGTTACTTTGGTCTTCGTATTGCGGCTACCTTCTTCTGACATGTTTAAACCATTCTAAGCGAAGTCTCTTACACCGAGACTTATACGAAACGTTAAAACACAATCAATCATAATATCAGTGATCCAGTTCTGTTTATAACCGCATTCATTTACGGGTTGTTAAACCTACTTAAAGCTCGAAATAGTTAACGATTTTCAGACCGCTGTAAGAGATCTTTATAACTTGATAACTGTTATGCATAATTGAAGAAACATTGCTTACAAAACCACAAGGAGCCGAACAGGATCGGTTggttataattatgtacatcAAATTCAATGAAGTGAGTTTTTGACGGCCGGTACTATATTTCATTAAAGAACAACGTCTGGGCAAGTCCCTGCTTAACATGAACTAGACTGCTCagacataaaataaatttttagaacGTCAAGAAATTATTTCATCTAAGCTATTTGGTGTGTaagcaaatattgcaaataactaatgatatttcagtttataactaatgataatttaaaacaaactgGGCACttggcatttataatattcgTGTCCCAGTTGATATTTTCGAAATTATTACTCTGATCATCTCTGATCTAGTTTCGTTGGCAGATAATTTAATCTGTTGCAAGTCCGAAATATTCATAAACGTGTAAGTGATTTATCTAGCTGATCACTTTACATTTCCAATAAATCATGAATTGTTTTATCTTCCGGGAAATAGTACGAGCGtgtattaatatttgtataatacgaatataatttaaattgaaaacaTAAAGGTCACCTAATTAAGGCATAgggaaataaaataagtaagcttagagtAGTCGCtacatacatagataaaaaCACAGAACTAGTAATAAGGCTAGAACGGCGTTGCGGGCAGGGTAAGCGTTCTCTCCGTGAATAAAAAgccatttataataagttttaagcaGGCTTTGcgaaaacttgtttttaataaGATTTAAGCTACATAAGTATAAAGTGTTAAGCGAGTTTTGAacttaataatacgttttaCCATACCACCCATACAACTTATTgttattaagtaaggaaactaacgtatggagtgagcactaaacttacttatttctctataccTTAGGTTATTGCGCGagatcataacattcataactcaACCAAttggtgagattgcggtcaaatgcttgcctttttgtaaaaaataataataataattagtactCGTAGGTATTAGGCCTTATGATGATACATTTTtatgaaaacaaaatacaatgTGAGTTATAATATATAGCTTCATTAAGTAGAGGGAACTCGCATTTACCACTTTATTCTATTGATGTAATGATAATGTAGTGTCTTGAAAGTAATGAAGGGGTACCTAATGTCTGATTAGTGCTTGCGGAGCAAAACGGTTAAAACAATTCTAAATCTTACTGCACAAGCAATACATAAAACACTTAACTATTCTAAAATACATAACATCCTAggaaacaattaaaaattaccGAACAAATTTTCGAATTAAGTTTTCTGCTAGATAAGTAAGGAAAAATTACGGCGTTATATCCAGTAAAACATAAATTCTGTTGTGGATCATGGTTTTCTGAAATTTGGAATAATTATGCTTTGATAAATAAGGTTTTATAAAGATGTAAGGTTATAATAGATGTGGATGTAAAAGTAGTGGCATTCGTGTAGGTTACAGTGTCAAAGGCTCACCGAGCTCCTGCTCGTGGAAGTCGGGTGTGTTGGGCGCCGCCGCGGACGTCCCGGGAGTCTCGCCATCTGCTTTACACAATGCTAGTTAATCGGTTTTCAATTTAGCATGTTGCCTAGCCTGtatattttatgtacctatttgtgATAAGTAAGTATTGTCTATTATTGTTCATTAATAACCCAAAGCCGCCTGACGCTGCCATAGTCATGTAGATACTTGGCCAATGCTGCCGGCATACTtgttaagaggcccactgactatcagtccgccggacgatatcggcctgtcagttagaacaaaaatttgacagttccgaacaactaacaggccgatatcgtccggcggactgatagtcagtgggcccctttattaatTTAACTTTCTATCGTTATGCTTTTAAGTCTTAACAGATaaggatgtatataatgtaatagtaaaataaaaaatagaatagaTTAGAAAAATGCAGAAGAAAgtgcattgaaaaaaaaatacatatattatgtagttataatatgaaattaagaagaaaaataagGGGATGcaatatatctatttattttcagtacattttataataacatGTTACGTCAGTTAGTATTACgtcttttttatataaattcatCGTCGAATTTATTTTGGCATTTTACTAAAAACGTAAATTTATCAAAAGTAAACGCCGATTCcataaaatgtaacaaaattaCTTTGAAAAATCAACAGACATCGAATTAATGCCAAACTATATGTTGTCGGAATCGGGAATAAAAATACTACGGAGACGTTtgaagaccggccaaaataatCGACGATAGTGCTCGTCGATCGAGTCGATTGATCATGATCACGAGAATCGCTCTTCGTTCTCATTCCTCGAGCTATCGTAGGCCTGATCTATCACGTATGCATAAAAATACGTACATCCGTGATGAATTTTGGTACTGCAGCTTtgcactaataataataaaaaccggccaagtgcgagtcggactcgcccaccgagggttccgcactttttagtatttgtttttatagcggcaacatcatctgtaaaaatttcaactgtctagctatcacggttcatgagatacagcctggtgacagacagacggacagcggagtcttagtaatagggtcccgcttttactctttgggtacgaaaccctgaAAATACATTTAGATTAACTAAATAGGAACTTGCATCAAACTACAAAATCAATGTAGatacgtaataaaataaacactaggaaatttttgaaaatatccgATTTATTATTACGTAAGCCTCACTttgatataagtaggtacttgtatGCAATCAAAGTCTATTTTGGGTAAATCGTAATCGTGCTCGTCTCTTTAAGTTAATTTCAGTGGCAATTGATGCTATTAATTCTGTACAGGTGAGCGAGGAGTGATTGGCCGATGTCCAGGCAGAGGCAACCGCACCTCTACCCACGCTGTGTTCTCTCTCggcaaataaacaaatacgcATTAGGCtcactacctactacctactttttattataatcatGTGCTTTGTGATAAATCTTTTAGTTTGCCTTtcaatgaaaacaaacaaacgcataatattaggtatccaaattaaacaaaaaatgcaCTTATTGGTAGTTAAAAACCATTGACGTACTACGTTTTATTATTAGCTTAATTTTTGCAATCTTTTCTTTTTGAACTAATAATATCCGTCAGGATGAAGATGATTTACGGCCTGAAAACATAAAGCTATAACGTCGTCTGACGTCAGTATTTACGACGCTCAAGTTCAAATTCTGCCCCGAGGGCCCGAGGAAACGACAACTACTATCACCGTTATGGTTTATTTTAAATCCGTTTCTatgaagtattattattattacccacCTCTTTTAGAGACGACAGAGGCGCTTCGAGATGACAGAGCTTCCACTAAAAGCCGCTGGTTCACCCCGCACAGGTTAGCTGTCAACTTTTCACATTTTCGATGGCAGTTTACATCGCagtctaaaacaaaataacgaGACGTCGCGCCGCTAAACTAAGAGTATTGGacgtataatttaattaattacttaatgcTAAGCTTAGCCATGCAAAAGCAATCGTGCATTAGTCGGGAGGTCAACATTGGACCTCAGGACTTTTCTGAACACGTGAGAAGTTTGTTAGTGGGTTCGTGTGACAGTGTAAATGTGAAAACGTGTGCTTCCCTAATTAATATCTGCATTATAAGGCctatttttaccttttttaacGTGGACGAAACCTGCTGGTGACGTTGGTGCCGAAGAGTCAAATCCAGAATCGTTGGATCCCGTGGAAGTCCTGCCGTCAGCAGTGGTTTCGCACTCGAAGAACTCTGTAGATTCCTCGCTGTTATCTGACTCGTCTGCATCCTCCTCATCTGACGTATCTTCTTCTGAAGACGATGAGGATGAACTCGATGAATGAATGACTTGAGGACTCTTCTTTTGAAGAGGACGAGGAGTAGCTATAAGAGGCCTAACTGCCAGTTCTTCTTTAACTGGTTTTCTGATCGGAACCTTTGTAATATCTAGTGACGGTGATTGTCTTAGTTGTTCTTTTTCcttgtttataaatttattttcagccTTTATACTCTCTCTTGCTTTTTGCTCTTCATTATTAACTGCAGTTTCTTCTTTTGGAATGTTTACAGTTTCTATGATTACTGGTATTTGTGAAGGTGCCGCCTCAGAAGAAGGGCTCTCCAATGCCATTTCAGTAACGGTGTTCGCTGCTTGTGTATTTGCTTCTGAATTAACCATTACCTCAACTGTTTTGTTTGTAGTCTCAGGTAACATACAACCCTCACTATCTGCATGTTCCACAGTTGATACTTTAGTGATAATAGATGGTATTGACGACtctacttttacgtttatatgcGAGGGCATGTCCTCTTTTTTGCTATCAGTACTATTATTTTCCCCAGTTTGTTTCGCTTTTGAAGAatcttgttttataattttattaaattctgcCTTTGTTTCAACATGCGGAGACATGATCACTTTCTTACTATGTAAAGGAGAAATTTTATCCTCCATTTTTGACGATTTTGGAGATTCTGCTTTCTTAACTTTAGAAGATTCTGCATTTGTTTCAATTTGCGAAGTGTTTTTATCTTTTTTGCCATGCACAGGACATATTTTTTCTTCAGTTTTAAATTCTTTTGGAGATTCCTGTTTGCTATCTTTTACTTTATTGTTGTTATCCAGAACAGCcatatctattttatttgacTTAAGAATGATGTCATCTTTTGTTTCTATGACTTTTTTATCTTCCGGTTTTATTAATTTCGAacaaataacactttcactatTTTCCTGCAAATGTACttctgtaatatttttattaaagggCACCACTGGATTCATTGTTTTTTCTGGAGCTTTGTCAAGTTTACTAATTTTGTCCTCACTTTTTGGCAACATCCTATTTTTGTTCATTTGCGGCACCTGATCACTAACTTTAACTTCGTCAGGCTGTTTGACGGCGCTGTTATTTACTACAGACCTAGATGCTGAATTTGGATTTTCTTGTTTAACAGTTTGTGATATCAGGGGTTTATTCACATCTTGATAGATTGTTTCACTGGCTTGTTTTGTTGAGATTTCTTTTACCTCTTTAGAACCTAATAACGAAGGATGTTGATTATCACTGTTTATTTCAGGATTCGTTAGCTGCATATTACTATTAATATCGGATGAAAGCAACTCAGGTTCCTTGGGTAAACTCAATCCTCCTTCTGTAACATCACTAACATCAATATTTGTTGTATTTTGTTGCTTAGCGGTATTCTCAATGTCCACTCTGTCTGTTTTATTATCATTTACATTAGGTGGCTCAATAAGATCTTCATTTGCATTTGAAGCCTCGTCTTCTGGAAACCAAAATAGAGCTCTTCGATGTTTTTCTCTAGCATCttctatattttgttttctttttaaaaggtAAACGGTCTCCCTTTTGCctattttatcccagaaattaCCGTCGTCAGGTTCAGGCGAAGGAACATTACTTTCAAGGTCGGTTTTTCTACGGATAGAAGACCGCATTCTACTTTTACGCAATGCATTAGTAATTGACCTATTCCCATTGTTTGGACAGTCATCAAAACTAGAATCAACGCTACTACTAAATgaaatttcttttttcaaagCACGAGGCTTTTCCTCTACAACAACTTCTTcaactttaaattttaaaggactAGTTGGTGATGATACTTCCACTGTTGCAGTTATTTTTGCTTTGAACTTGGGTTTTGGTTTggtattttcatattttatcgATGATCTATTTTCTTCAATAGATGGTAAAGAACATAAAGCCTCCCTAGGAAATTCGGTAATAGAGTCGAGTCTGCCACCTGAAGAAGACTTTTTTAAACTGCGTCTTTTTAATGAATGCTTAAGTTCCTTGGAATCTCTAGACTTTCTGAAGCGATCGTATAAGGAATTGTCGGATTTCGTCGTTTTTAAAGGGTTGCTTTGACCTTCTCTAATGCCAACGAATTCCTCTGTCCCAACTTTGCTTAAATCTAAAGTTACCGTACTTAAATTTTCATTTCTAATTAACGAGTCTAAGACGTTTGCTTGTTCGGCTAAGATCTCCACCGAACATCGCCTGGTGGGTGATCTACTCGTGCTAGAATGAGCTGCTAGTGGTGCACTTAAAGCGCgttcttgtttatttttactatcACTTGTTGTTTCAATATGACTATCGTTATTATCTTTGACAATGAATTTTTCCATCAATTTGGTTCCTATagtctttttttcttttttttcattgtatatTAAGTCTTCAGAAAGCTTTTCTCTCCATTTCATTGATTCTGATCCATCTTTAACAGGAGCATTATCTACAATAGACCCACTTTTGTCACCTTCTATGGAACTTGAATTCTGTGATCCGTCTAAAGGTTTGCGAGGCGAATCTCTGTCTTTTCTCTTAATTGTATGCAGCCGTACTACAGTGCGCCCTCGTTTTATAGTACTCCTCAATTCTCCAGGAGAGGAATCTATGCCAGTTTCAGGCTTACCATCTACTCGTGGCATGAAGGGTCCATTTTCATTATCCGCAGTCGGCTCATCTGCCTGAGGTGGAGGCGGGGGCGGACTTTCTGTCTTTGGTCGATATTTGTTCCTTGACACGTCAATATCAGCCGTGTTGATATTTATCGGTCGTGGAGTATAGCTGGAGGGAACGTAACTCCGTTTGTAACTAGCTATTCTTCTAGGACTGCTTACCCTTGAAGGACTTGAGGTATTTCTTTCCGATATAGTGCTAAGGATAGGAGAGTAAGTTCTTCCGCTGCTGGTGATCCACCTCGAGCTGACCTGAGGGCGGGTGTATCCTCCGAGCGAGGAATGTTTACTGTAGTTAGATCCAGGATTAAGATATGATGCACTGTACGACGATCCTATTGGTGTTTTCGATCCGTAACTGTAGGGGGCACTATAGGAAGACGATCCACTGTAATACATGTTCGATATGTGATCGGAGTAAAGTGGCATTTTGATGCGTCGCGACGGGTGCGCGCTTCGCGTGGCGGCATGCGGGCTCGCTCGCGCGCGGACTGTCGGCCGGCCGCGGCAGGCGCGGGCGCAGGCCCGCCCTCCCGCGCTCACGACCCCCCGTCCGCCCAGACTCGCACAGGTGATTGATTGATGATTATTATGAAGACAATAATAGATCT contains these protein-coding regions:
- the LOC134743216 gene encoding uncharacterized protein LOC134743216 isoform X3, with the protein product MPLYSDHISNMYYSGSSSYSAPYSYGSKTPIGSSYSASYLNPGSNYSKHSSLGGYTRPQVSSRWITSSGRTYSPILSTISERNTSSPSRVSSPRRIASYKRSYVPSSYTPRPININTADIDVSRNKYRPKTESPPPPPPQADEPTADNENGPFMPRVDGKPETGIDSSPGELRSTIKRGRTVVRLHTIKRKDRDSPRKPLDGSQNSSSIEGDKSGSIVDNAPVKDGSESMKWREKLSEDLIYNEKKEKKTIGTKLMEKFIVKDNNDSHIETTSDSKNKQERALSAPLAAHSSTSRSPTRRCSVEILAEQANVLDSLIRNENLSTVTLDLSKVGTEEFVGIREGQSNPLKTTKSDNSLYDRFRKSRDSKELKHSLKRRSLKKSSSGGRLDSITEFPREALCSLPSIEENRSSIKYENTKPKPKFKAKITATVEVSSPTSPLKFKVEEVVVEEKPRALKKEISFSSSVDSSFDDCPNNGNRSITNALRKSRMRSSIRRKTDLESNVPSPEPDDGNFWDKIGKRETVYLLKRKQNIEDAREKHRRALFWFPEDEASNANEDLIEPPNVNDNKTDRVDIENTAKQQNTTNIDVSDVTEGGLSLPKEPELLSSDINSNMQLTNPEINSDNQHPSLLGSKEVKEISTKQASETIYQDVNKPLISQTVKQENPNSASRSVVNNSAVKQPDEVKVSDQVPQMNKNRMLPKSEDKISKLDKAPEKTMNPVVPFNKNITEVHLQENSESVICSKLIKPEDKKVIETKDDIILKSNKIDMAVLDNNNKVKDSKQESPKEFKTEEKICPVHGKKDKNTSQIETNAESSKVKKAESPKSSKMEDKISPLHSKKVIMSPHVETKAEFNKIIKQDSSKAKQTGENNSTDSKKEDMPSHINVKVESSIPSIITKVSTVEHADSEGCMLPETTNKTVEVMVNSEANTQAANTVTEMALESPSSEAAPSQIPVIIETVNIPKEETAVNNEEQKARESIKAENKFINKEKEQLRQSPSLDITKVPIRKPVKEELAVRPLIATPRPLQKKSPQVIHSSSSSSSSSEEDTSDEEDADESDNSEESTEFFECETTADGRTSTGSNDSGFDSSAPTSPAGFVHVKKEQSTAYGLFRKTGRFTPPARSIPRFRKYNIEDFHFVKVLGKGSFGKVLLAELRDTEYYYAVKCLKKDVVLEDDDVECTLIERRVLALGTNHPYLCHLFATFQTDSHLFFVMEYLNGGDLMFHIQQSGRFPESRARFYAAEIVSGLKFLHKRGIVYRDLKLDNILLDFDGHVRIADFGMCKLQIYLEKTADTFCGTPDYMAPEIIKGLKYNQTVDWWSFGVLLYEMLIGQSPFSGCDEDELFWSICNEMPSYPRFLSTDSLNILTRLLDKDARTRLGSIECMHGDVRDQDFFRQIPWDRLERRELEAPFKPKVRHPLDTQYFDRAFTGERPRLTAVEPHVLRSMDQQPFRGFSYTNPNATDR